A stretch of DNA from Limanda limanda chromosome 16, fLimLim1.1, whole genome shotgun sequence:
ATTAGGGAGACACCTCTGCAATGCAAAGGTTTTACTGAacaaaatgttgcaaaaaacTATCATATAGagttttgttgttgtggagACTGTGACATGGTGGTCAGATAGTTTTTCAGAATCGTACGAAACAAACCCTTACATATGGAGAGAGTTTTTTCTACTGATTAATATCAAATAGTGTGTGAACTCCCTTTGCACAACAAACCCAGGTCTAAACCAGTAATCCAGTGAAAGTGATGCAAACTTCCAGACAATATTAATGGCCGTGGATGTTTGTTGTCCTCCAAATGAGTCTCTTTTCTGTGTCACTTCGGTTCAGACTCTTTTCATTCAGACGCCTTCTGTTCGCGTCAGAGCAGCGCAACAATAGACCCACAtgaaacaggagaggagctgctgcataATGAATAAGAAGAAGGAATCCGAAATCAACATCACATAACTTCTGGATATTTGTTTAAATACGGACATGTTGTTACGTAACTGATACAGATTTCAAGATTTTGCGTTTTTGCATTCGGCACAAAACTTGGCCCTGGTGTAAACAAGTgcaatttattatattttctataaTGAAAATCTAAGGAAAGAGAGTTTATAAACAGGTGCATTCACAGTCACACAGTTAATAGAAGGACAGGCCCTGTGTTTTGTTGTATTCTTGGCTGCTGTCATTGCGTCCACTGTGAGTCAGGACACAGTATCTGACTCAGGACTGGGTGTCCAGTTACCGAGCCGTTGCCACAGCAGTGTTGCTGAGCAGCATGCGACATGTTGAGATCAGGTGCCTCACATATCTGCAGCTTCAGAACCCTGGACAGCGCCTTGTTTTAACCCAGCTCCATTCATCCAGCTTTACAGGTGTTAAAATATTGGTTTATCAGGAGGAGACCACGATGGATGGACGCCTCACAACCACTGAGGATTATAAGGTCAACGCTTTAAGCCCCAAAGGCTCCATTTAGAGGGATGTTCAGGAAAATCAACAATGTCTTCCGTCCCAACCAGCCTGGACACAGAGGCCGGGATGCAGGTGGGGGCAGGAGCGAACAGGATTACCACAGAGCCTGCACCGTCAGGCTGGTCCGCAGCACCTCCATGCTCGTGGTGGGGGAGAGAAGCCAGGCGACGGCCGCCGGTAGCTCCACTTTAAAACGCAGCAAGAGCTCAGTGACTATCGAGTCGACCTTGTACTGTTACCAGAGGCAAGAGGACCAGATATGGCTGTACTCTCAGAACCAGAACTGCCTGGAGTACCTGGAGGCCCTGGTGGCTCTGAGGCGGCGCTACACCCAGAGTGTGAGCGACCTGAAGAGCAGCGACATCCAGGCCAACGTGGCCTCCTCCAGGAAGAAGCCTGCACCCCCACCGCCCACTAAACAGGAACCAGTGAGCTTTTAAAATCATCTCTGATGTGCAGGTGGTACCATAGAGAGATGTTATACAGTTTTATTTGATTCTTTTAAACCACAGGTACCAAGAGCCAAACCCTCTGCTCCTCCGGTCCCCACAGAGGAGAACACTCTGCAGTTCTTTGACTCGGTCATCGCCAGCTGCGATGAGCCTCCGCGTAAACCTTACCTGGATGATGGACATGCAGATGTGGACTTCATGGGTGAGTCTGAAAATAAATCTTATTAAAACTGTAATGAtcagtatttattattattattaactccATCAACTAGGTTATGTTTTTGcctctgtctttgtttgttggtttgtttgtgaccaAGATTACGTAAAAACTACTCCGGACATTTTGTGGAGATTTGGGGCAAGAGACCAGAAAGAACCCTTAAAATGTTTGTGCAGATCCAGTaattcattttcactttctttaacattgtgagatacagcgttgtttttgacatttctaCTTATTTCACAGaggattatttttttgtcttctaCCTCATTTGgggaactgatatttacgaGTTTCTGCAATTTGGCACAGCTTGGTTTAATTAAGGGGAATTTTGGGCCTTGGTGTGGGTGGGTCGTAGTTCAGCGTCTCTGGGAGTCAAAGTGAGcggaataaataaaaatataataaatatttacgGGTCAAATCCACATTGATTCTGGGGATTAAGTCGGTTGTCAGAGTCACTGTGGGATTTTAAGTGGTGATGATGACCCTGTGTTTAATAACCTACAAGAGCCAAAAGCATAAAACTACTAGATGTGTTAATAAGGTTGAAAATGGTTGTATTTAAATAAGAGTTCATTGAACATGTCCTCTTCTGATTGAAATCAAGTTATGTTATGAGGAAGTTTTTTctcccaacagttcccacaccCTTGCTCATTGTGAGATTCTCTTTCATTATGAAGGTCTCTCAACCTTCTAGTTTAATTGCCTTGAGTATATGTCTTTTATGAATtggggctatac
This window harbors:
- the LOC133021193 gene encoding uncharacterized protein C13orf42, with the protein product MFRKINNVFRPNQPGHRGRDAGGGRSEQDYHRACTVRLVRSTSMLVVGERSQATAAGSSTLKRSKSSVTIESTLYCYQRQEDQIWLYSQNQNCLEYLEALVALRRRYTQSVSDLKSSDIQANVASSRKKPAPPPPTKQEPVTKPSAPPVPTEENTLQFFDSVIASCDEPPRKPYLDDGHADVDFMVASSSAEHDLHSNWVLRVPRVADDSKEKAVRHCAKESKKKTKSGSTSSRLRLQRNPIHLPKAVESAFQTLRFKPKLKKEK